A stretch of DNA from Brevibacterium sp. CBA3109:
GGGTGATCATCGAGCGCGGTCCCACCACCGTAGACGGCGATGGTGCGTGAGTCGCGATGCGCGCGGGAGACGAGTTCGGAGAGTTCCTCGACACTGTCGGGTCGGGCGATCCTGGGGAGTTCCTGCGTCAAAACAGCTCCGCCTTTCCGGCTGCTTGGAGTGGGTGCTCCCCCGATGTTCGCCGAGGCGGTTCCCCGCACAGCCGTGGTGTCGGGAAGATCTTTCCCGGGTTGGACAGATAGTCCGGGTCGAACGCGCAGCGCAGAACCTGCATCGTGTCCAAGTCCTCATGCGTGAACATTCGCGGCATGAATTTGGCTTTGTCGGATCCGACCCCATGCTCCCCGGTGATCGAACCGCCTTCACTCAGGCACAGGTCAAGGATCCGACCCGAAGCGGTCTCCGCCAATTCGGTCTGGCCCTCGACGCTGCCGTCGAAGAGCACAAGCGGATGCAGATTGCCGTCTCCGGCGTGGAAGACGTTGGCGACTCGTACACCGCATTCCTCCGCGATCATGGAGATCGAAGCCAGCACGGGCCCGAGTCTGGAGCGTGGGATCACTCCGTCCTGGACGATGTAGTCGGGGCTGATCCGGCCGACCGCCGCGAAGGCTGATTTCCGGCCCTTCCAGATCAGACCGCGTTCGACATCGTCGACGGCGACGCGCACCTCACCAGCACCGTGGTCCTTCGCCCGGGCGATGACCGTCTCCCGCTCGAGATCGACGTCAATGGCCGGCCCATCGAGTTCGACGACGAGGACGGCACCGGCACCGTCGGGATAGTTACACGCCACGGCCTTCTCTGCGGCCTCGATGGCCAGCGCGTCCATCATCTCGATGGCGGCGGGCATGATTCCCGCAGAGATGATGTCACTGACCGCCTCCCCCGCCGCATCGGTCGACTCGAACCCGATGAGCAGCGTCTCCACCGCTTCAGGCAGTCGGGTCAGCCGCACCGTCACCTCGGTGACGATGCCAAGAGTCCCCTCGGATCCGCAGAGCACGCCGAGGAGGTCATAGCCCGGGTATTCGGGAGCCTGCCCCCCGATCTCGACGATGTCACCCTGGGCGGTGACGAGAGTGAGACCGGTGACGTGATTGGTGGTGAAACCGTATTTCAGGCAGTGGGCACCGCCGGAGTTCTCAGCGACATTCCCGCCGATCGAGCACACGCTCTGACTCGAGGGGTCCGGGGCGAAGTAGTAGCCGTGCGGGTTGGCCTCGGTGGACAGCGTGAGGTTGATGACCCCTGGCTGCACGATCGCGCGCTGGGCCAGCGGGTCGATGTCGAGGATGTCCCTCATCGTCGACATGACGATGAGCACACCCTCTGCGTGCGGTTGGGCCCCACCGGAGAGCCCGGTGCCCGAACCGCGGGCGACGAAGGGGACGTCGAACTCATGGCAGGCACGCACGGTCAGGGCCACCTCGGCGGTGGAGGTGACACGGATGACCAGCGCGGGCACGGTCCTGTGCACGGCCAGACCATCGCACTCATACGTTTTGCGTTCGTTCTCGTCGATGACGATCGCCTTTGGTGGCAAATGCGGTTCGATCCGTGTGAGAACCGAGTCGATTCTGCTCATGCCCACTTCCGCCTCCTTGCGTCAATGAAGTCGAGCTTAGCGAAGAACGCCGCCGAAAATGTGCTCCCTGGCACATTTTCGACGGCGTTCTTACGTGGTGAGACTCCTGAACCGTGCAGACTCAGGACCATGCAGGCTCAGGACTGAGCAGGCTCAGGGCATGCGCGCGTAGGCCGGCAGTGTCAGGAAGTCAACGTACTCATCGGCGACGGCCACGGACAGGAACGTGTCAGTGGCATCCTTCCAGTCCGACTCCTCGCCCGGGAGCTTCGCAACCTCTTCGGTCACGACCTGGCGCACGAAGTCAGCGGTGACGGTGACTCCGGTGTCGAGTTCGACTCCGGCGTCCATCCACTGCCAGACCTGGGAGCGTGAGATCTCCGCGGTCGCGGCGTCCTCCATGAGTCCGTTGATGGCCACAGCACCGTTGCCTTCGAGCCAGGCGCGCAGGTACTGGATGCCCACTGAGACATTGGTCCGCAGACCCTTCTCTGTCATCGACCCCGGGGTCGACTTGACGTCGAGGAGCTCAGCGGCGGACACGGAGACGTCATCGCGCTTGTTCTCAATCTGGTTCGCGTTGTCTCCCAGCGTCTCGGTGAAGACCTCCTTGCACAGGGCGACCATGCCGGGGTGAGCCACCCAGGAGCCGTCGAAGCCCTTGCCGGCCTCGCGGGACTTGTCCTCGCGGACCTTGTTGAAGGCGGCTTCGTTCTCGTCAGGATCCTTCGAGGGAACGAAAGCGGACATGCCTCCGATCGCGTGTGCGCCGCGCTTGTGGCAGGTGTGCACGAGGAGCTCGGTGTAGGCGCGCATGAACGGCACCGTCATCGTGACATCCGAGCGGTCGGGCAGCAGGAAGTCGGAGCCGCGGGCGCGGAAGTTCTTGATCACGGAGAAGATGTAGTCCCAGCGGCCGGCGTTGAGTCCCGAGGAGTGCTCGCGCAGTTCGTAGAGGATCTCCTCCATCTCGAAGGCCGCTGGGTAGGTTTCGATGAGCACGGTGGCACGGATGGTGCCCCGCGCCAGGTCGAAAGAGTCCTCGGCATGGTCGAAGACCTGGTTCCACAGGCGCGCCTCGAGGTGGGACTCCATCTTCGGCAGGTAGAAGTAGGGACCCTTGCCCTTCTCGATCTGGAGCTGCCCGGCGGTGGCGAAGTAGAGCGCGAAGTCCACGAGGGAACCCGAGGTCTCTTCACCGTCGACGAGGATGTGCTTCTCCGGCATGTGCCAGCCGCGGGGGCGGACGACGATGGTCGGCAGCTCCTCGTCGGGAGCCAGGGTGTAGGACTTGCCCTCGGGTGAGGTGAAGTCGATCTCACGGTTCAACGAGTCAAGCAGGTTGACCTGTCCGCCGATGACCGAGCCCCATTCCGGGGTGTTCGCATCCTCCTGGTCGGCCAGCCAGACCTTGGCCCCGGAGTTCAGGGCATTGATCGTCATCTTCTTGTACGTCGGCCCGGTCATCTCCACGCGCCGGTCCTCGAGGCCCGGTGCCGGCGGTGCGACCTGCCAGCTGGGATCATTGCGGATCTCGGCGGTCTCGGGGAGGAAGTCGAGGTCGGCACCGGCGGCAATCTGAGCCTGGCGCTCCTTGCGGGCCTCCAGCCGTTCGAGGCGGTCCCCGTTGAACTTCCGGTTCAGCTCGACGATGAGTTCGAGGGCCTTCGGGGTGAGCACCTTCTCTGCCCCGTCCGGCAGTTCGCCGGTGATCTCCATGCCTGCTGGAATGTCCAGATTCTCAATATGAGCAGTCATCGGTCGTTCTCCTTAGTCGGCACATTCACTAGTGCATCGCTTGTCGCTGGCAACGGGGTTTAGCCTGCGAAACTTTCACATCGTGAAATCTATTGTTCACACACCGAAAAGAATAGGAGGTGATGCACATCTCGTCAAACGCTTCCCTCGAGGTGAGACTGTCCAAGCCCTTGACGATTCCACAGCCGACCAACGACGATGAGGCCAGGTACTTCGTTTGCGGAGTCGAGCCGGTGACTGCCCACCCCCTGGTGGCAGGCGTGGGACTCGCGCTCCTCGACCAAGCGGCAACGACGCTGCGGATCGGAATCACGATGGACAACCTCGCTGTAGCCGCGCTGCTTGCGCTCACACCCATCCTCTTGGCGGGAATCCTGCTCATCGGCTTTCGCTGGCCTGCCAAATACGCGATGCCGATCGGTCTGGTGGCGGCCGCTCTCGTCGCCAACTTCGCCTGGCAGATCGAGTGGGTGACGATCGGCGCCTCCATCGTTCAGGGCCTGCTGGTGGCGATCGGCCTGCTCTGGATCGTCTTCGGTGCTCTGCTCCTGTTGGCTACGGTCACTCGCTCGGGCGCCATCGAGACCATTCGGGCCGGCTTCATCTCGATCTCGCCCGACCGACGCATCCAGGTCATCATCATCGCCTGGCTCTTCGGCTCCTTCATCGAAGGCGCAGCCGGTTTCGGCACACCCGCCGCCGTCGTCGCCCCACTCCTGCTCGCACTCGGCTTCCCTGCGATCGCAGCGGTCCTCGCCGGACTCATCATCCAGTCGACTCCCGTGAGCTTCGGCGCCGTCGGCACTCCTATGCTCGTGGGCATCGGTGAGGGTCTGGCCAAGGAGGATGGGACCATGTCCACCGGCGTCGCGGAACGCGCCGCTCAGCTCGGGCTCAACCAATCCGAATTCATCGCCCACACGGCCACTCAGGTCGCACTCATCCATGCCATCTGCGGAATCCTGATCCCACTGCTGCTCGCCTGCCTGATGACCGGATTCTTCGGCGCGAACAGACGATTCGCCGATGGTCTTGCCGTGGCGCCCTTCGCCATCTTCTCGGCGCTGGCCATGGTCGTGCCCTACCTCATCGTGGCCAAACTGCTCGGACCCGAGTTCCCCGCCCTGCTGGGCGGTCTCATCGGCTTGGCCATCGTCGTCACGACGAGCAAGCTCGGCTTCCTCATGCCGAAGAAGATCTGGGACTTCGCGCCGCGTGAGAACTGGCCCGCGCACTGGATGGGCACGGTCGACCCCAACAAGGAGAAGGCACACCTGACGAAGAGGATGTCTCTGGTCAGAGCCTGGTCGCCCTACCTCATCGTCGTCATCTGCCTGCTCCTCACGCGCAACATTCCCGCCGTCAAGGAGTTCCTCACCGGTCCTGCCGTCATCAAGGTCGAGGGGATCTTCGGCACTCCGATCAATCAGAACCTCGATCTGCTCTACTCCCCCGGCGCCATCTTCGTCCTCGCCTGCGCGCTCACCTACCTCATCCACCGGATGAGCGGGAAGCAGATCCTCGGGTCGTGGCAGATCGCCGGCTCCCAGATCGCCAGTGCCGCGGTAGCGCTGCTGTGCTCACTGCCGCTCGTTCGCGTATTCATCAACTCCGGAGCCGACTACAACAATGCCGGCCTCGATTCGATGCCGGTCACCCTCGCCGAGGCGGCCGCGAGCACCGTCGGAGACGCCTGGCCCCTCCTCGCCCCGTTCGTCGGTGCCCTGGGTGCCTTCGTCGCCGGCTCCAACACGGTCTCGAACGTCATGTTCTCGCAGTTCCAGTTCTCCACCGGAGTGGCCATCGGTGCCTCGAGCCCGGAGACGGTGGTCGCCGCGCAGGCCGTGGGCGGCGCGGCCGGGAACATGGTCGCCGTCCACAACGTCGTGGCCGCTTCGGCGACCGTCGGCCTCGTCGGGCGCGAGGGCGAGCTCATCCGGCGCACTTCGATCCCGATGCTCGTGTACTCGCTGGCTGCCGGCGCCCTGGCCTTCATCGGCATCAACGGCATCGGGATGAATGCCGGCACCGTGGTCTTCTCCGCGGTCATCGTCGGTCTCCTCGTGGCAGTCGTCGTCGCCTCCCGATCGCCGGGCAAGCCGCTCGTCGTTGCCGGCACGACTGCCGACCGGCCCATCACGTCGTAGTCGCGAAGGCCCTCGAGGACCGAGCCCGCAGCATCTGTGCACAGCTCAGGCGAGTTCGCCTCCCTCGATCAACGCGAAGCCCGCTTTCATCGCCGCTGGGGACGGTAAAAGCGAGCTCTACGTTGATCGGCGCGCCTGACGTCCGAGTGCGCGTTGATCGGGATGTCGGTCCAGAGACCCCAGAGATGCAGTTCGCCCGCGGTGGGCCCTCCTGCAAGGGTGCACCGCGGGCGAACTATACAGACTTCGTCGAACGAACTCTGAAGAACGAACTCTGAAGAACGAACCCTGTCGAACGAACTCAGACGATGACGACCATGGGGACGATCATCGGCTTGCGACGCAGCTTCGAGGACGCCCAGCGCCCCACAGTGCGGCGCACGACCTGCTGCAGCTGATACTGGTCCGCGTTGCCGTCCTTGAGGGCATCCTCGACGGCCTTCGTGACCTTCGGCATGATCGAGTCGAAGACGGAATCGGATTCGGCCACACCACGGGCATGGATCTCAGGTCCGGCGATGAGGGACTTGGACTGGCTGTTGACGGCCATGAAGATCGTGACGAAGCCTTCGCCGGAGAGCACGAGACGGTCCTTGAGGTCCGCTTCGGTGATCTCGCCGACCGAGGAGCCGTCGACGAAGACGAAGTTGCAGTCCACTGCACCCACAACCTCGGCGTGGCCGTCCTTGAGGTCGACCACCCAGCCGTCGTCGGCGAGGACGATGTTGTCCGGATTCACTCCGGTCGCCTCGGCGTGTCTGGCGTTGGCGAGCATGTGTCGCCATTCGCCGTGGACGGGCATGACGCCGCGGGGCTTGACGATGTTGTAGCAGTAGAGCAGTTCGCCGCCGGAGGCGTGTCCGGACACATGGACCTTGGCGTCTGCCTTGGAGATGACGTTGGCGCCCAGCTTCATCAGCCCGTTGATGACCTTGAACACGGAGTTCTCGTTGCCGGGGATGAGCGAGGAGGCGAGGATGACGGTGTCGCCGTCGCCCACCTCGACGCGGTGTGAGCGGTTGGCCATGCGCGAGAGCGCAGCCATCGGCTCACCCTGAGAACCGGTGCACATGAGCACGACCTGGTCGTCGGGGAGCTTGTCGACCTCTTTGATGTCGATGAGAGCACCGCGCGGGACCTTGAGGTACCCGAGATCCTCGGCGATCTTCATGTTGCGCACCATCGACCGGCCGACGAGTGCGACCTTGCGGCCGTGTGCGTCGGCGGCGTTGAGCACCTGCTGGACACGGTGGATGTGCGAGGAGAACGAGGCGACGATGATGCGGCGCTCGGCGTGACCGAAGAGGTTCTCGAGAACCGGTCCGATGTCCTTCTCCAGGGCGGTGAACCCGGGGACCTCGGCGTTCGTCGAGTCCGTCATGAACAGGTCGACGCCTTCCTCGCCGAGGCGGGCGAAGGCGCGCAGGTCCGTGATCCGGCCGTCGAGGGGAAGCTGGTCCATCTTGAAGTCGCCGGTGTGGAGGATGTTGCCCGCCCCGGTGCGGATGAAGACCGCGAGAGCATCGGGAATCGAGTGGTTGACGGCAACGAACTCGAGGTCGAAGGGACCGAGCTGATCGAGGTCGTCTTCCTTGACCACACGCGTGATCGGCTTGATCCGGTGTTCCTTGAGCTTGGCTTCGATGAGAGCGATCGTCAGCTTCGAACCGAGGATCGGGATATCGGCCTTGCGACGCAGCAGGTAAGGCACGGCTCCGATGTGGTCCTCGTGCCCGTGGGTCAGCACGAGGCCGATGATGTCATCGAGACGATCGTCGAGGTAGGAGAAATCGGGAAGGATGAGGTCGACGCCGGGCTGGTCCTCTTCTGGGAAGAGGACGCCGCAGTCGACGATGAGCAGCTTGCCGTGGTACTCGAACACGGTCATGTTGCGGCCGACTTCGCCGAGGCCGCCGAGCGCGACGATGCGGACCGCTTCTGGGTCCATCTTCGGCGGAAGCTTCAATTCTTGAGTCAATGCATTATTCACTGAGGTAACCACTCCTGGTCAATTGGGCGGTCACGAGGGCCATCTGCTCGTCATCTGCTGGGAGCAGCGGCATTCGCGTACCGCGGTTGTCAAGTACTCCTTGGGCCTGCAATGCGGCCTTCGCCGAGATGACTCCCGGCATGTGATTCATGAGCGCGTCGACCATGTCCCCGGTTGCCAGGGAGATTGCGCGAGCGGTGGTGAGGTCATTGTTCGCCACAGCTTGCACCATGTCCGCGAACCGCGCTGTGCAGACATGGCCCGCCACTGACACGACGCCCAGGGCGCCGAGGGCCAGCAGCGGCAGGTTGAGCGAGTCCTCGCCCGAGTAGTAGACGAGGGAGCTGCGGTTCATCACCTGCGCCGAGGCGAAGAGGTCACCCTTGGCGTCTTTGACCGCGAGGATGTTGGGGTGATCGGCCAACCCGAGGAGGGTCTCCGTTCTGATGGGCACGCCCGATCGTCCCGGGATGTCGTAGAGCATGACGGGAAGATCAGTGGAGTCTGCGGCCGCGCGCATGTGGGCGGCGATGGCCGGCTGTGTCGGCTTCGAGTAGTAGGGCGTGACGATGAGGATGCCGTCCGCACCCGCGGCTGCCGAGCGCTTGGACAGATCAATGGTGTGTGAGGTGACGTTGTTGCCGGTGCCTGCAATGATCTTCGCGCGAGTGCCGATGGCACCGCGGACGACCTTGAGCAGCTCGATCTTCTCATCGTCGGTCGTCGTCGGTGATTCGCCGGTGGTCCCGGACACGACGAGCATATTGTTGCCCAGGTCGACGAGGTGGTTCGCCACCTTCTCCACGGCAGGATAATCAATGGTTCCGTCGTCCTTGAACGGCGTCACCATCGCCGTGCCGACAGTACCGAACGCATCAATTGCAGCGGCTGCTGCGCTGTCACCGAGAATCGCCATACGAAAAGGATACCGCGCAGAGCCAACGACTGCGGCAGCGGCCGTCCGCGCGCCACGGGTGCGTTTTGCCATCACCGCCTGCCACCCGTCGCTGCATGCCGCTCATCGGCGGGTTGCGAGGCGTTCATCTGGGGTGATCCTTGGCGTTGAGGCCACGAGAGACAGATCACACGGACCGGAACCTGGCCTCTGCCTTGCCTGCGGCGATGTCGGCGGCGTGGCCTGCGGCGATGTCAGCGACACCCAGCAGACTCCCAGCGGTGAGCTCAAGGGAGGCAGCGATCCGATCGGACGTGGTGGAACTGCGACCGGTGGCCGCCGCAAGGTCGAAGCCGTCGATCGCTGCGATGAGGGTGTCGACGATGAGATCCACATCGGCATGCGGTAAGAAGCTACCGTCGTCGATGCCGATCTCGATGAGCGCCCGGAAGTGGGCGCTCCATGTGTCGAAGACTGCCTCGACCGACTCCGCCAGATAGTCATTGCGCGACGAGGCGGCGACGAGTTCGATCCATACCTGTGAGCGTCGTTGCAGGTCACCGATCATCGGGACGGCCCGCAGACTTGACTGCAGCCTCTCCCACGCTGTCCCCTGCTCCTGAGTCAGACCCGCGATAGCTTCGACCACCGAGCTGGTGTGGGCTGAGAACGCGCGGACGAGCAGATCCTCACGCGAGCCGAAATAGTACTGCACTGTGCCCACGGAGAATCCCGCCGCCTCGGCGATGTCCCTCATCCGCACTGCTTCCGGGCCGCGCTTCGCGATCTGGTCAAGGGCGGATTCGAGGATGATCCCGCGCCTGGCCGCGACCTCGACCGCGGAATACTGGGGACGCGGGCTCACGCTGCTGCCACCCTTACGTCGCTCAAGAGACTGCAGCCAGACTGCTTGCGGCCTGCAGGCCCTCAAAGACGGCTTCCTCCACGGTTCGCGGTGCCACGGCATCGCCGATGGTGCGAACACTGGCGGACCCGAAGTCGAGATCGGGGACCACGGATTGCGGCGCACCGGAGACGATGGTAGCGGCGACACCGTCGACCTCGTGGACGATCTCGCACAGCGTCGACTGCAGGTAGCCTGTCGTCGCGTCGACTCCGACCAGGCGGGCATCGTTGACGAAGTCGACTCCTGCCCGCAGGGCCTGGGACATGAGCAGTGTGCGTGTGTACTGCTGGATCGCGGCTCCGGCGAAGTTCGCGGCGGTCGCCAAGGTCACCGGCACCCGAGCCTCGGCCAGGCGCAGAGCGATGCCCAGGCCGATCCAATCGCCTTTCCAGTCGCTCACAAGCACACGGCCGGCAGGCAGGCTCGGCGGGGTGCGCAGATAGTCGCGGGCACCGATGACGAGTGCCTCATCGTCGACCTCGAGGTGCGGCATGCGCTGCTTCGCACCCGTCGCGACGATCACGTGATCGGGTGCCACATCGTCAAGGACCTGCTGGGTCACCGGAGTCGAGGTGCGGAGGTCGACTCCCGCGCGCCTGGCCTCGGCGCTGAGGTTCGTTGCCGCTCCCCCGAATTCAGATCGATAGGGCAGCTCCTGTGCCAGCAGCACGGCCCCGCCGAGGTGGGGCTCGCGTTCGCAGAGTACGACGTCATCACCCTGTTCGGCTGCCACTGCTGCCGCCTTGAGTCCGGCGGGCCCTCCCCCGATGACGAGCACACGACGTCGGGCCCTCACCCGTGGCCGGGGCAGGAATGTCAGCTCTCTGCCCGATTCGGGGTACTGGATGCAGGAGATGGGCACACCCATCTGGAAGTGACCGATGCAGGCCTGGTTGCAGCCGATGCAGGCTCGGATCTCGTCCACGGCGTCGCGGTCTGCCTTGTTGGCGATCGCTGGGTCGCAGATCATCGCCCGAGTCATGATCGCCATGTCGGTACGGCCCTCGGCGATGGCTTTCTCCGCTTCGTGGGGCTGGTTGATCCGTCCGGCGACCATCACCGGCCGGTCGGTGATCTTCTTGACCTGTTCGGACAGGCTCGCCGCGTAGGCCGGGTCGATCTGCATCGAGGGGACGATGTGCACCGCACCCTGGAGAGTCGAGGAGTCTCCGGCCGTGATCGAGAAGTAGTCGAGGCAGTCCACACCGTCTGTGCCTTCGACACTATTGCCTGTCTTCATCTCGTCGAGGGCCGCGATGAGGTCGAGAACCTCGGTGGCGACCAGGCCGTCCTCTGTCTTCTCCTCCCCCGAGATCCTTAAGCCAACCACGATGTCTGAGCCCACTGCGGCACGGACCCCGGCGACGACCTCGGCGAGGAAGCGGCGACGATTGGCCGGGCTGCCGCCGTATTCGTCGGTGCGCGTGTTCACTCGCGGGTTGAAGAACTGGATCGGCAGGTAACCGTGGCTGGCCACGATCTCGACCCCGTCGATGCCGCTGCCGGCGATGCGCTTCGCAGCGCTCGCATACCCGGCGATGATCTCCTTGATCATGGAGGTGCTCAGCGCCTCGGGGACCACCTTGAACCTCTCCTGCGGTTCGTCGCTGGGAGCCACGGCGCGCGGCGCCATGCCGGCCTCGCCGTCCATGACTTCACGGCCGGGATGGAAGAGCTGGGCGAAGATGGTGGCACCGTGACGGTGGACCGCCTCGGCGACGGCCCGGTATCCGGGCACCGAGGAATCATCGGTGGCCATGAGCACATGGTTGGTGTAGCGGGCGGTCTCGTGGACCCCGGAGACCTGGAGGACGATGAGTCCGCAGCCGCCTTCGGCTCGTGCCTCGTGGTAGGCGATGAGGTCATCGCCGATCATCCCGTTCTCGTCGAGGACGGTGTCGTGGCCCGAGGACACGATGCGGTTGCGAATGGACCGCCGGCCCAGTGTGATGGGCTCGAAGAGGTGGGGGAACAGTTGAGACATGATCATCCTTGATCCATGCGGGTGCGGCCTGACGCATAATTCATATCACGATATTATTAACAGCGGAAGGCCCCACTGCTCGGGACAGAACAACCGGGGGCGGACCCGATCATGTGAGAATCGAGGCATGAGCACTCACCGCTCCCCCACCTCGGCGACGACATCCGGCTCAACGGTCCGGCAACGCCTGAGCCCCGCCGGCCGTCTCATCGGACTCGATGCCGCGCGCGGGATCGCCCTGTTCGCAATGATGGTCACGCACATCTTCGCGCTGTCCGACCCTGCGGGCCTCCCGACCTGGGCCGCCGTGTTCGCAGGTCGCGCCTCGGCGCTGTTCGCGGTCCTCGCCGGCTGCTCCCTTGTCCTCTCGACACGGTCGCGGATGGCAGGTTCCGGGCGTCTGCGCGATGCCGTGCCCAGCGTGCTCATCCGCGCGGGAGCGATCGTCATCATCGGCCTCTGTCTGGGGTCGGTATCGTCACTGCTGGCTGTCATCCTCGTCAACTACGAGGTCATGTTCGCGATTGCAATGCTGTTCCTGCGCCTGCGCGCTCGCACTCTCTTCATCATCGCCGTTGTGTGGATGATCCTCAGCCCCGTGCTCTCGATGCTCATCCGCAGCGAGTTCGGGTTGGAACCGATGTACTCCTCCATGTCATGGTTCGACCTGGCGAGCCCGCTGACCATGCTCCATGACCTGGTGCTGACCGGCTACTATCCGGTGCTGCAGTGGCTGTCCTACATCCTGCTGGGGATGGCGGTCGCGAAGATCGATATCGGCAAGCACCTCATGTCTCTCTTCGCCGCCGGACTCGGGCTGTTCCTCGTCGGCAAGGGAGTCTCCTGGCTGCTCATCAACGTCGCCGGAGGAGGCCCTGGACTGGTCCGGGTCTCCCAGCTGTACGGAACCGATCTCAATGCGGCGCTGTTCACGGGCAGCTATGGGGTGACGCCGACGACCTCGTGGTGGTGGCTGGCGATCGCGGGCCCGCACTCATCCACGCCCTTCGACCTGCTCGCCACGGCCGGGACCGCGCTGATGACCATCGTCACCTGCCAGTCACTGGCCATGCTCCTGGGGCGACAAACCTGGGTGTTGGCGCCGCTGACGGCTCCCGGCTCAATGCCCTTGAGCGTGTACTCGGCCCACGTCGTCCTGCTCGAAATCACTCGGCGCTGGATCGACGCCAACCCGATGCTCGGCGGTCAGGCTAT
This window harbors:
- a CDS encoding NADH:flavin oxidoreductase, giving the protein MSQLFPHLFEPITLGRRSIRNRIVSSGHDTVLDENGMIGDDLIAYHEARAEGGCGLIVLQVSGVHETARYTNHVLMATDDSSVPGYRAVAEAVHRHGATIFAQLFHPGREVMDGEAGMAPRAVAPSDEPQERFKVVPEALSTSMIKEIIAGYASAAKRIAGSGIDGVEIVASHGYLPIQFFNPRVNTRTDEYGGSPANRRRFLAEVVAGVRAAVGSDIVVGLRISGEEKTEDGLVATEVLDLIAALDEMKTGNSVEGTDGVDCLDYFSITAGDSSTLQGAVHIVPSMQIDPAYAASLSEQVKKITDRPVMVAGRINQPHEAEKAIAEGRTDMAIMTRAMICDPAIANKADRDAVDEIRACIGCNQACIGHFQMGVPISCIQYPESGRELTFLPRPRVRARRRVLVIGGGPAGLKAAAVAAEQGDDVVLCEREPHLGGAVLLAQELPYRSEFGGAATNLSAEARRAGVDLRTSTPVTQQVLDDVAPDHVIVATGAKQRMPHLEVDDEALVIGARDYLRTPPSLPAGRVLVSDWKGDWIGLGIALRLAEARVPVTLATAANFAGAAIQQYTRTLLMSQALRAGVDFVNDARLVGVDATTGYLQSTLCEIVHEVDGVAATIVSGAPQSVVPDLDFGSASVRTIGDAVAPRTVEEAVFEGLQAASSLAAVS
- a CDS encoding heparan-alpha-glucosaminide N-acetyltransferase domain-containing protein, with the translated sequence MSTHRSPTSATTSGSTVRQRLSPAGRLIGLDAARGIALFAMMVTHIFALSDPAGLPTWAAVFAGRASALFAVLAGCSLVLSTRSRMAGSGRLRDAVPSVLIRAGAIVIIGLCLGSVSSLLAVILVNYEVMFAIAMLFLRLRARTLFIIAVVWMILSPVLSMLIRSEFGLEPMYSSMSWFDLASPLTMLHDLVLTGYYPVLQWLSYILLGMAVAKIDIGKHLMSLFAAGLGLFLVGKGVSWLLINVAGGGPGLVRVSQLYGTDLNAALFTGSYGVTPTTSWWWLAIAGPHSSTPFDLLATAGTALMTIVTCQSLAMLLGRQTWVLAPLTAPGSMPLSVYSAHVVLLEITRRWIDANPMLGGQAMTPQTVEFGLHALVFIGFALMWKLAIDAHGPLEAGVAAIIRSASPVPEPGLEPSEPMPGAEAGAESESESESESESESESTRKSASRPPDTY